From Bicyclus anynana chromosome 18, ilBicAnyn1.1, whole genome shotgun sequence, a single genomic window includes:
- the LOC112046068 gene encoding methylosome subunit pICln produces the protein MVVLSSSFAAPVEGVLYESPLTKLLVNNQELGTATLYITENNVVWGGGVGATGGNSPTISLLYPTISLHAVQREPSPALYMVLNYELRLPELTQQGGGDAQNDEDDDEDDDFDADTHPITQLRFIPQNEADLNPMYSAMSQGQGLHPDPADEVDDEDPYMDGEEFDDADEEFEDAEESNGAPDEAAARLRQLRLENANGPHYEDYEDAEATE, from the exons ATGGTGGTTCTTTCTTCTTCGTTCGCGGCACCGGTGGAGGGTGTGTTATACGAAAGTCCGCTGACCAAATTACTTGTTAACAATCAAGAATTAGGCACAGCCACTTTATATATTACGGAAAA caATGTGGTTTGGGGCGGCGGTGTTGGTGCTACTGGTGGCAACTCTCCCACCATATCCCTGTTGTACCCCACCATATCCCTCCACGCTGTGCAGAGGGAGCCCTCCCCAGCCTTGTATATGGTGTTGAATTATGAACTGAG GTTACCAGAACTGACTCAACAAGGCGGTGGTGATGCTCAGAATGAcgaggatgatgatgaagatgatgacttTGATGCAGACACCCATCCCATCACACAACTGAG GTTCATCCCACAGAACGAGGCTGATCTGAACCCCATGTACTCTGCCATGAGCCAGGGGCAGGGGCTGCACCCGGACCCTGCTGATGAGGTGGACGATGAGGACCCCTACATGGACGGGGAGGAGTTTGATGATG CTGACGAGGAGTTCGAAGACGCGGAGGAGAGCAACGGCGCGCCGGACGAGGCGGCCGCGCGCCTGCGCCAGCTGCGGCTCGAGAACGCCAACGGACCACACTACGAAG attatgAAGACGCGGAAGCTAcggaatga